The Candidatus Bathyarchaeota archaeon genome has a segment encoding these proteins:
- a CDS encoding ABC transporter ATP-binding protein: MANEQAIDVKNLVKNFGQIRAVQGLSFAVKTGEIYGLIGPNGAGKTTTLRILATLLKPSSGSAKIFGLDVVKEAQEVRKIISYLPEDAGAYKNLSGGEYLEFMAKFYSSSRDEIQEMVETASKISGLSSRLKDKVKTYSKGMNRRLLIARALMTKPKLAILDEPTSGLDVVHAFHVRRIIREYVVEKRLTVLLSSHNMLEVEFLCDRVALINEGKIVMEGTPEQVKSTYNAGNLEEAFMEATKIG; this comes from the coding sequence CGAGCAGGCCATCGATGTTAAAAACTTGGTCAAGAACTTTGGGCAAATTAGAGCAGTGCAGGGTCTAAGTTTCGCTGTTAAGACTGGTGAGATATACGGTTTGATAGGCCCGAATGGTGCGGGAAAGACTACAACTCTACGCATCTTGGCAACTTTGCTAAAGCCTTCCAGCGGCTCGGCCAAGATCTTTGGCTTGGACGTAGTGAAGGAAGCCCAAGAGGTTAGAAAGATTATTAGTTACCTACCTGAAGATGCTGGCGCCTACAAGAATTTGTCCGGAGGGGAGTACCTTGAGTTTATGGCTAAATTTTACAGTTCCAGCAGAGATGAGATACAAGAGATGGTTGAGACTGCTTCTAAAATCTCTGGGCTCAGTTCAAGATTGAAGGACAAAGTAAAGACTTATAGTAAAGGTATGAATAGGCGTCTGCTCATTGCCAGAGCACTGATGACAAAGCCGAAGTTGGCAATTTTGGATGAGCCTACAAGCGGCCTAGACGTCGTTCATGCATTCCATGTGAGGAGAATAATAAGAGAATATGTGGTGGAGAAGAGGCTAACGGTTCTCCTTTCAAGTCACAATATGCTAGAAGTCGAGTTTCTCTGCGACCGGGTTGCTCTCATAAACGAGGGCAAGATCGTTATGGAAGGAACCCCAGAACAGGTGAAGTCCACTTATAATGCTGGAAACTTAGAAGAAGCATTCATGGAGGCGACAAAGATTGGTTAG